A genome region from Akkermansiaceae bacterium includes the following:
- a CDS encoding fasciclin domain-containing protein, translating to MKTIVTSILSVMALASFASAEHHKADKKDIVDTAVAAGSFKTLAAALGAAGLVDTLKGDGPFTVFAPTDEAFAKLPEGTVEELLKPENKAKLADILTYHVVSGKVMAKTAVTLDKATAVNKKDIALKVVDGTLTLNGSAKVATADIECSNGVIHVIDAVILPPAE from the coding sequence ATGAAAACAATCGTTACCTCAATCCTCAGCGTCATGGCCCTAGCAAGCTTCGCCTCGGCGGAACACCACAAGGCGGACAAGAAAGACATCGTCGATACCGCCGTGGCAGCGGGTTCCTTCAAGACCCTGGCAGCCGCACTTGGCGCTGCCGGACTCGTTGATACGCTGAAGGGAGATGGCCCCTTCACCGTGTTCGCACCAACGGACGAGGCCTTCGCGAAACTCCCAGAAGGAACCGTGGAGGAACTCCTCAAGCCGGAAAACAAGGCCAAGCTGGCCGACATCCTCACCTACCACGTCGTATCCGGCAAGGTCATGGCGAAGACGGCGGTCACCCTCGATAAGGCGACGGCGGTCAACAAGAAGGACATCGCCCTCAAGGTGGTGGACGGAACCCTGACCCTGAACGGCAGCGCAAAGGTGGCGACGGCTGACATCGAATGCTCCAACGGAGTCATCCACGTCATCGACGCCGTGATCCTCCCGCCCGCCGAATAA
- a CDS encoding arylsulfatase translates to MNLHIALTTTLLSTLSPALQAAPHPNILLILADDLGYGDVSCYNPESKVPTPNLDRLAAGGLKFTDAHSPSTVCTPSRYSIMTGRMAFRIPYRGVFTGAGGPCLIEEGRPTLPGILREHGYRTALFGKWHIGLTFYDSDGKPIRKDGLEPVRRIDYARPISDGPTKRGFDEFFGTASCPTTDWLYAYIDGDRIPLPPTKLLDPTSVPKHEWSFDCRQGLIAPNFDLEEVDEVFLEKSVAFLERHRREAPDKPFFLMHSAQAVHLPSFPAEKYKGTTQAGPHGDFIAQFDSNVGTLMETLDRLGIAENTLVIVTSDNGPEVGTVLNMRELHGHDGARPWRGLKRDNWEGGHRVPFIARWPAVSPAGKTCAATICLTDIFATAVEITGHKAIQASGEDSASILPLLEGGAEPVRDFTIHQTWTLELAIRRGDWKYLDHKGSGGNNYERSPDLGKLILPDIAPDAPGQLYNLAEDPGETTNLAAKFPEKAAELKKLLEKAREAGRSF, encoded by the coding sequence ATGAATCTGCACATTGCCCTCACGACCACGCTTCTCAGCACCCTCTCACCCGCCCTGCAAGCCGCCCCCCATCCCAACATCCTGCTCATCCTCGCGGACGACCTCGGCTACGGCGATGTCTCCTGCTACAACCCCGAATCGAAAGTCCCCACACCCAACCTCGACCGGCTCGCTGCCGGGGGATTGAAATTCACCGACGCCCACAGCCCCTCCACCGTTTGCACGCCCTCGCGCTACAGCATCATGACAGGGCGCATGGCCTTCCGCATCCCCTATCGCGGTGTCTTCACCGGCGCCGGCGGACCATGCCTGATCGAGGAAGGCCGCCCCACCCTTCCCGGAATCCTCCGCGAACACGGCTACCGCACCGCCCTGTTCGGGAAATGGCACATCGGCCTCACGTTTTACGATTCCGATGGGAAACCCATCCGCAAGGACGGTCTCGAGCCCGTGAGACGCATCGACTACGCCCGCCCCATCAGCGACGGGCCGACGAAGCGCGGCTTCGATGAGTTTTTCGGCACCGCCTCCTGCCCCACCACCGACTGGCTCTATGCCTACATCGATGGCGACCGCATCCCCTTGCCTCCCACCAAGCTCCTCGACCCCACCTCCGTGCCGAAGCACGAATGGTCCTTCGACTGCCGCCAGGGACTGATCGCCCCGAACTTCGACCTGGAGGAAGTGGATGAGGTGTTCCTGGAAAAAAGCGTCGCCTTCCTCGAAAGACACCGACGCGAGGCACCGGACAAACCGTTTTTCCTGATGCACTCTGCCCAAGCCGTCCACCTTCCCTCCTTCCCTGCGGAAAAATACAAAGGCACCACCCAGGCCGGGCCGCACGGGGATTTCATCGCGCAGTTCGATTCGAACGTAGGAACGCTGATGGAAACGCTGGACCGCCTCGGTATCGCGGAGAACACGCTCGTCATCGTCACCAGCGACAACGGCCCTGAGGTAGGAACGGTGCTTAACATGCGCGAACTCCACGGCCACGACGGCGCCCGGCCATGGCGCGGGCTCAAGCGGGACAACTGGGAAGGCGGCCACCGCGTCCCCTTCATCGCCCGCTGGCCCGCCGTCTCCCCCGCCGGGAAAACCTGCGCGGCAACCATCTGCCTCACCGACATTTTCGCCACCGCTGTGGAAATCACCGGCCACAAGGCCATCCAGGCATCCGGAGAGGACAGCGCCAGCATCCTGCCCCTGCTGGAAGGCGGCGCGGAACCCGTCCGCGATTTCACCATCCACCAGACATGGACGCTCGAACTCGCCATCCGCAGGGGCGACTGGAAATACCTGGACCACAAGGGCTCCGGCGGGAACAACTACGAGCGGAGCCCGGATCTGGGGAAGCTGATCCTCCCGGACATCGCGCCCGATGCCCCCGGCCAACTCTACAACCTCGCCGAAGACCCCGGCGAAACCACCAACCTCGCGGCGAAATTCCCCGAAAAGGCAGCAGAGCTGAAAAAACTCCTAGAGAAAGCCCGCGAGGCGGGACGGAGCTTCTGA
- a CDS encoding DEAD/DEAH box helicase: MSEFGKLGIPADLVKGLQEMGIVTPTEVQAKAIPFLMKNGGDFCAQAQTGTGKTAAFGLPLLTKINPNKPEIQGLVIAPTRELAKQIAKQLFRYTKFSERIFVEALTGGEPMDIQIGRLKRPTHIVVATPGRLLDLLKKKALTLVNVKHLVLDEADEMLSMGFKKDLVAIFGLTRGRRSTWLFSATFPDSIHALVKGAMPGQPEMLTIDRAHVVNQNIDHRYAVCGKDEKNDFLAGFLGRRGEERGLVFVRTKAGAVALGRQLEKLGFPVDVIQGDLSQRERDKVMRGFKNGRSRILIATDVAARGIDVEGLSFVIHYQLPEDFDYYTHRSGRTARAGKKGTSIALIDPRERKKIGKFEEALGVTFSEMG, translated from the coding sequence ATGAGCGAATTTGGGAAATTGGGGATACCGGCGGATCTGGTGAAAGGCTTGCAGGAAATGGGTATCGTCACGCCGACGGAAGTGCAGGCAAAAGCCATCCCGTTTCTGATGAAGAACGGCGGGGACTTCTGCGCCCAGGCGCAAACGGGAACCGGCAAGACGGCGGCCTTCGGGTTGCCGCTGCTCACCAAGATCAATCCGAACAAGCCCGAGATCCAGGGGCTGGTGATCGCTCCGACCCGCGAGCTGGCCAAACAGATCGCCAAGCAGCTGTTCCGCTACACGAAATTTTCTGAAAGAATCTTCGTCGAGGCGCTCACCGGTGGAGAGCCGATGGATATTCAGATCGGCCGCCTGAAACGACCGACCCATATCGTTGTCGCCACTCCGGGAAGGCTGCTCGACCTGCTCAAGAAAAAGGCGTTGACCCTGGTGAATGTGAAACACCTCGTGCTCGACGAGGCGGATGAGATGCTGAGCATGGGATTCAAGAAAGACCTTGTCGCGATCTTCGGTCTGACACGCGGGCGGCGCAGCACCTGGTTGTTTTCCGCCACGTTTCCGGACTCCATCCATGCCCTCGTGAAAGGAGCGATGCCCGGCCAACCGGAGATGCTGACCATCGACAGGGCTCACGTGGTGAACCAGAACATCGATCACCGCTACGCCGTCTGCGGGAAAGATGAGAAGAACGATTTCCTCGCGGGATTCCTCGGCAGGCGCGGGGAGGAGAGGGGGCTGGTCTTTGTGAGGACGAAGGCGGGCGCGGTGGCGCTGGGGCGGCAGTTGGAGAAACTGGGTTTCCCCGTGGATGTGATCCAGGGGGATCTCTCCCAGCGCGAGCGCGACAAGGTGATGCGCGGCTTCAAGAACGGGCGCTCCCGCATCCTCATCGCCACGGATGTGGCCGCACGCGGGATCGATGTCGAGGGTCTTTCCTTTGTCATCCATTACCAGCTTCCCGAGGATTTCGACTACTACACCCATCGTAGCGGACGGACGGCAAGAGCGGGCAAAAAAGGGACTTCCATCGCACTGATCGATCCGAGGGAAAGGAAGAAGATCGGAAAATTCGAGGAGGCGCTGGGTGTCACCTTCAGCGAAATGGGCTGA
- a CDS encoding anti-sigma factor: MSQRDIQDRFEELEAGRILGDLSPEESREWDELSKAHGFAPDLSLELAAAAIEAEFAQAKTEAIPAGIADTVRNSMGKFTAQQPGGAPAAIHFPLWKRLYQSPQAAWGMAALFAMFLVANFIAKPPVPAGATPITNNPISPEKSRELLFTKAGDLIESEFGGTENYAGMSGKVVWSDSLQEGYMTLASLPPNDPSRNQYQLWIVDPARDEKPVDGGVFDIPAGKSAAVIPIRNPLPVNKPQAFVITLEQPGGVVVSKQEIVVALAKSF; the protein is encoded by the coding sequence ATGAGCCAAAGGGACATTCAGGATCGCTTCGAGGAACTGGAGGCCGGGCGCATCCTCGGGGATCTCAGCCCGGAGGAAAGCAGGGAGTGGGATGAGCTTTCCAAAGCACACGGCTTCGCCCCCGACCTTTCCTTGGAGCTGGCTGCGGCAGCCATCGAGGCCGAGTTCGCCCAAGCAAAGACCGAAGCGATCCCTGCGGGGATCGCGGATACCGTCAGGAATAGCATGGGGAAATTCACCGCACAGCAGCCAGGCGGCGCTCCGGCAGCTATCCATTTCCCGCTGTGGAAGCGGCTCTACCAATCGCCCCAGGCTGCATGGGGAATGGCTGCGCTGTTCGCGATGTTCCTCGTCGCCAACTTCATCGCCAAGCCGCCTGTTCCCGCCGGTGCGACTCCCATCACCAACAACCCGATTTCACCTGAAAAATCCCGCGAACTGCTTTTCACAAAAGCAGGCGACCTCATCGAGTCGGAATTCGGAGGCACGGAAAACTACGCCGGGATGTCAGGAAAAGTCGTCTGGAGCGACAGCCTGCAGGAAGGCTACATGACCCTTGCCTCGCTTCCTCCCAACGATCCTTCCAGGAACCAATACCAGCTATGGATCGTCGATCCGGCAAGGGACGAAAAGCCCGTCGATGGCGGCGTGTTCGACATCCCAGCCGGGAAAAGCGCCGCCGTGATCCCGATCCGCAACCCCCTCCCGGTGAACAAGCCCCAGGCCTTCGTGATCACGCTCGAACAGCCGGGCGGTGTCGTAGTCTCCAAGCAGGAAATCGTCGTCGCCCTTGCCAAAAGCTTTTGA
- a CDS encoding sigma-70 family RNA polymerase sigma factor, whose amino-acid sequence MTDQAENNPEENQILGQVALGVESAMEHCIKRYGNLVWSIALRYVKNRSSAEDAVQETFTDIWKSAKRYDPSIATECTFIGLLARRRCIDFARRENRSPRFEPFPEIVEIPHSFIDSSSAIRCDGLQVRAALQILPDETQRIFSLHFEQGMSHPEIVEETGLPLGTVKTRLRRGLIEVRNHLRRIDGANPSTTAAP is encoded by the coding sequence GTGACGGATCAAGCCGAGAACAATCCAGAAGAGAACCAAATCCTGGGGCAGGTCGCCCTGGGTGTGGAGAGCGCCATGGAACATTGCATCAAACGATACGGGAACCTGGTCTGGAGCATCGCGCTGCGTTACGTGAAAAACCGGAGTTCTGCAGAGGATGCGGTTCAGGAAACATTCACCGACATCTGGAAATCGGCGAAACGCTATGATCCGTCCATCGCCACGGAATGCACCTTCATCGGACTTCTTGCCAGGCGCCGCTGCATCGATTTCGCACGCAGGGAAAACAGGTCGCCCCGCTTCGAGCCGTTTCCGGAAATCGTCGAGATCCCGCATTCTTTCATCGATTCCTCGTCGGCAATCCGCTGTGATGGCCTCCAAGTGAGAGCAGCCCTGCAGATCCTGCCCGATGAAACCCAACGGATCTTCTCCCTGCATTTCGAGCAGGGCATGAGCCATCCCGAGATCGTCGAGGAGACCGGCCTGCCGCTGGGCACCGTGAAGACGCGCCTCCGCCGCGGCCTGATCGAAGTGCGAAACCACCTGCGCCGAATCGACGGAGCCAACCCATCAACCACCGCCGCGCCATGA